One window from the genome of Brettanomyces bruxellensis chromosome 2, complete sequence encodes:
- the NEO1 gene encoding Putative aminophospholipid-translocase (BUSCO:EOG09260AZM), with the protein MDLVNYLQDRLMFAVPKKGRLYETALNLLKGADIQFHRSKRLDIAICLNLPIALIFLPAADIPTFVGEGRCDIGITGKDQVMESNVDVDLGLDLRFGKCKLQIQVPRNGPYKKPEELIGKTIVSTFVNLTKQYFEKLEGVKPGEPLKTKIKYVGGSVEASCALGVGDAIVDLVESGETMKAAGLHPIETVLSTSAHLIVSKHPSHPELVEVIKSRMEGLLAAQKYVLCNYNAPRNKLPELLKVTPGRRAATVSPLEDDDWVAVSSMIQRSDMANILDQLKSLDASDILVTYQFAECLQHKFEESNRHLSIASYSKAKALDSAFSLMSSIDHTAGTHNQRSIARNSSKSFQQDSAHYTDDPAADYWKSELEESKKGEGEEVREDKEDRGRSNRQESESTEGHKSKSQERPGNRESQEGVWSGNITSNSQSNSNNNLAGFNLDRDFESTLNAALQSIDANPVVQQAGQQHSGRQTESVSLHSWGMSEGQSAYQSTNEVARGEGPPSGFRDEGADREGLVGVWPGAGSTGHGGRMSAGAAGSAGSAGAIGAIGAGGEVSTRGARPTSGWKGYVARVFPNIFEALEEARRSPRQSTGQPRDRVVYPGMPSGQFASNAISNAKYNALTFLPMTLYEQFKFFFNLYFLLVALSQAIPALRIGYLSSYVVPLAFVLAVTLCKEAADDIGRRRRDSEQNNERYEVVGEEAPVKARDLKCGDVVRLHKGVRVPADVVLVQSSESSGEVFVKTDQLDGETDWKLRVACPVTQGVPVEELRGIRARVGPPSKSIHGFVGQLHRGPESIGLTVDNTAWANTVVASGTAVGLVVYTGRDTRQAMNTSAPRAKTGLLELEINGISKILCASVFVLSVGLVAATGFQSHSWYLDVMRFLILFSTIIPVSLRVNLDLGKSVYAHQIQHDRHIPGTVVRTSTIPEDLGRIEYLLSDKTGTLTRNVMELKKLHLGSVSYAGEALEFVSQAVARESSNAGNAPSRGFRASRASRAAALVLTLAVCHNVTPTYDSGDLEYQASSPDEIAIVQFTQAMGLALVSRDRHGLALRHGATGKIQKFDILQTFPFSSDTKRMGIVVRDVASGQIWFMEKGADTVMAKIVEKNDWLEEEASNMAREGLRTLVVGRKRVAPEVYGEFAREYRAASLSMAGRDAAMAAVVSRYLEHSLELQGLTGVEDRLQEGVKSSIESLRNAGIKIWMLTGDKVETARCVAVSAKLIARGQYVHTVEGVGESRDDVDGQNRNAHLDYLLANPGCCLLIDGQSLAYYMATPARRTHFCRAVVPLPAVIACRCTPQQKADVASLIKNATGKRVCCIGDGGNDVSMIQCADVGVGIVGKEGRQASLAADFSITQFCHLTKLLLWHGRNSYKRSAKLAQFVIHRGLLISVCQAMYSICSAFAPLALFQGWLMVGYATLYTMAPVFSLVLDYDVGEDLVTLYPELYRELTGGSALSYRTFFVWTAVSLYQGGVIQGLAQLFTGLDESLFTSMVALSYSALIINELVMVALEVHTWSHLMAWSHLVTLAAYIGSFPFLSDYFDLHYVASFSFCWQLAFILTLSLLPIWGAKALTRRLHPPTYAKVQQA; encoded by the exons AGATCAGGTGATGGAAAGCAACGTTGATGTGGATCTGGGACTTGATCTGCGATTTGGAAAGTGCAAGTTGCAAATCCAGGTTCCAAGAAACGGCCCATACAAAAAGCCAGAGGAGCTTATTGGAAAGACGATTGTGTCGACTTTTGTCAACCTTACAAAGCAATATTTCGAGAAACTCGAAGGTGTGAAGCCTGGTGAGCCTTTGAAGACCAAGATCAAATATGTTGGAGGCTCTGTGGAAGCTTCGTGTGCTTTGGGAGTTGGAGATGCCATTGTTGATCTTGTGGAAAGTGGCGAGACCATGAAGGCTGCTGGATTGCACCCAATCGAGACAGTTTTGAGCACATCGGCCCACCTTATTGTCTCAAAGCATCCATCACACCCAGAATTGGTGGAAGTTATAAAATCGAGAATGGAAGGTCTCTTGGCAGCACAGAAGTATGTTCTCTGTAACTACAATGCTCCTAGAAACAAGCTTCCAGAGTTGCTTAAGGTGACACCAGGAAGAAGGGCAGCTACCGTTTCCCCATTAGAGGACGATGACTGGGTTGCAGTTTCCAGTATGATCCAGAGAAGTGACATGGCCAACATTTTGGATCAGTTGAAATCTTTAGATGCCAGTGACATTCTTGT CACATATCAGTTTGCAGAGTGCCTACAGCATAAATTTGAGGAAAGCAATCGACATTTGTCAATCGCCTCGTATAGTAAGGCAAAAGCATTGGATAGTGCATTCAGTTTGATGAGTAGCATCGATCATACAGCAGGTACACACAACCAGAGAAGCATTGCAAGGAATAGCAGCAAGAGTTTTCAACAGGACAGTGCACATTACACGGACGACCCGGCAGCCGATTATTGGAAAAGTGAATTAGAGGAGTCGAAGAAGGGTGAAGGGGAGGAAGTGAGGGAGgataaagaagatagagGAAGGAGTAACAGGCAAGAGAGTGAAAGTACAGAAGGCCACAAAAGCAAGAGTCAAGAAAGGCCAGGAAATCGAGAAAGTCAAGAGGGAGTTTGGTCAGGCAATATAACCAGCAACAGTCAAAGTAATAGCAACAACAACCTGGCAGGATTTAATTTGGACAGAGACTTCGAATCGACGCTCAACGCGGCTTTGCAGAGCATAGACGCGAACCCGGTGGTTCAGCAGGCGGGCCAGCAGCATTCGGGCCGCCAGACAGAGTCCGTGTCGCTGCATTCGTGGGGGATGAGCGAGGGGCAGTCGGCGTACCAGTCGACGAACGAGGTGGCGCGCGGGGAGGGCCCACCGTCAGGGTTCAGGGACGAGGGGGCTGACCGAGAGGGGTTGGTTGGAGTTTGGCCGGGCGCAGGGAGTACCGGGCACGGAGGGCGCATGAGCGCAGGTGCAGCAGGCTCAGCAGGCTCAGCAGGCGCAATTGGCGCAATTGGCGCAGGGGGTGAAGTTAGCACGAGAGGCGCGCGCCCCACGTCCGGGTGGAAGGGGTACGTCGCCCGGGTTTTCCCGAACATCTTCGAGGCCCTGGAGGAGGCCCGGCGATCGCCCCGGCAGAGCACCGGACAGCCCCGGGACAGAGTGGTGTATCCCGGGATGCCCAGCGGGCAGTTCGCGAGCAACGCGATTTCAAACGCAAAGTACAACGCGTTGACATTCCTTCCGATGACGTTGTACGAGCAGttcaagttcttcttcaacctGTACTTTCTCTTGGTGGCGTTGTCGCAGGCGATTCCGGCGCTTCGCATAGGCTATCTCTCGTCTTACGTTGTGCCGCTAGCATTTGTGTTGGCGGTGACCCTCTGCAAGGAGGCGGCGGACGATATCGGGCGGCGGCGGCGGGACAGCGAGCAGAATAACGAGCGGTACGAGGTGGTGGGGGAGGAGGCCCCGGTGAAGGCCCGGGACTTGAAGTGTGGGGACGTGGTGAGGCTCCACAAGGGGGTCCGGGTGCCGGCGGACGTGGTGTTGGTGCAGTCGAGCGAGAGCTCCGGGGAGGTTTTCGTGAAGACGGACCAGTTGGACGGCGAGACGGACTGGAAGCTCCGGGTGGCGTGCCCGGTGACACAGGGCGTGCCCGTGGAGGAGCTTCGGGGCATCCGTGCCCGGGTGGGCCCGCCGTCGAAAAGCATCCACGGGTTCGTGGGGCAGCTGCACCGGGGCCCGGAGTCCATCGGGCTGACCGTGGACAACACGGCGTGGGCCAACACGGTGGTGGCCAGCGGTACCGCAGTGGGCCTCGTGGTGTACACCGGGCGGGACACCCGGCAGGCGATGAACACGTCGGCACCCCGGGCCAAGACCGGGCTCCTCGAGCTCGAGATCAACGGCATCTCCAAGATTCTCTGTGCGAGTGTCTTCGTGCTCTCCGTCGGGCTCGTTGCCGCCACCGGGTTCCAGTCTCACAGTTGGTACCTGGACGTGATGCGTTTCTTGATCTTGTTTTCGACCATCATCCCGGTGTCTCTCCGGGTCAACCTTGACCTCGGCAAGTCCGTCTACGCGCACCAGATCCAGCACGACCGCCACATCCCGGGCACCGTCGTCCGGACCAGCACCATCCCGGAGGACTTGGGCCGCATCGAGTATCTTCTGAGCGACAAGACCGGCACCTTGACCCGGAACGTCATGGAGCTCAAGAAGTTGCACCTGGGCAGCGTCTCGTACGCCGGGGAGGCTCTGGAGTTCGTGTCGCAGGCCGTGGCCAGGGAGAGTTCCAATGCTGGAAATGCCCCCTCCCGGGGTTTCAGGGCGTCCCGGGCATCCCGGGCTGCAGCCCTCGTGCTCACCTTGGCCGTGTGCCACAACGTCACGCCCACGTACGATTCCGGGGATCTCGAGTACCAGGCATCGTCGCCCGACGAGATCGCAATCGTGCAATTCACGCAGGCGATGGGTCTGGCGTTGGTGAGCCGGGACCGGCACGGGCTGGCCCTCCGGCACGGTGCGACGGGGAAAATCCAGAAATTCGACATCTTGCAGACTTTCCCCTTCAGCTCCGACACCAAGCGGATGGGGATCGTGGTCCGGGACGTGGCGTCGGGCCAGATCTGGTTCATGGAGAAGGGTGCAGACACGGTGATGGCCAAGATCGTGGAGAAAAACGACTGGCTCGAGGAGGAGGCCAGCAATATGGCCCGGGAGGGTCTCCGGACGTTGGTGGTGGGCCGCAAGCGGGTGGCCCCGGAGGTGTACGGGGAGTTCGCCCGGGAGTACCGGGCAGCCTCGCTGTCGATGGCGGGCCGCGACGCCGCAATGGCCGCCGTGGTGTCCCGGTACTTGGAGCACAGCCTGGAGCTCCAGGGCCTCACCGGGGTCGAGGACCGGCTCCAGGAGGGCGTGAAGTCCAGCATCGAGTCGCTGCGTAACGCCGGGATCAAGATCTGGATGCTCACGGGCGACAAGGTGGAGACCGCGCGGTGCGTGGCCGTGAGTGCGAAGCTAATTGCCCGGGGTCAGTACGTGCACACGGTGGAGGGGGTCGGAGAAAGCCGGGATGATGTAGACGGACAAAACCGGAACGCCCACCTCGACTATCTCCTCGCCAACCCGGGCTGCTGCCTCCTCATCGACGGCCAGTCCCTCGCCTACTACATGGCCACCCCGGCCCGCCGTACGCACTTCTGCCGTGCCGTCGTTCCCCTCCCCGCGGTGATTGCCTGCCGGTGCACACCGCAGCAAAAAGCAGACGTGGCATCGCTGATCAAGAATGCAACCGGCAAGCGTGTGTGCTGCATTGGTGACGGTGGAAATGACGTCAGCATGATCCAGTGTGCAGACGTGGGTGTCGGAATTGTGGGCAAGGAGGGTCGGCAGGCGTCGCTCGCCGCCGATTTCTCCATCACGCAGTTCTGCCACCTCACAAAGCTCCTTCTCTGGCACGGCCGGAATTCCTACAAGCGGAGTGCCAAGCTCGCGCAGTTCGTCATCCACAGGGGGCTCCTCATCTCCGTCTGCCAGGCTATGTACTCCATCTGCTCCGCCTTTGCACCGCTTGCCCTCTTCCAGGGCTGGCTCATGGTCGGTTACGCCACGCTCTACACCATGGCCCCTGTCTTTTCGCTCGTGCTCGACTACGACGTCGGCGAGGACTTGGTCACGCTTTACCCGGAGCTCTACCGCGAGCTCACGGGCGGCTCTGCCCTCTCCTACCGCACCTTTTTCGTCTGGACGGCCGTCTCACTCTACCAGGGGGGTGTTATCCAGGGCCTCGCACAGCTTTTCACCGGGCTTGATGAGTCTCTCTTCACCTCCATGGTCGCACTCAGCTACTCCGCATTAATCATCAACGAGCTTGTCATGGTTGCTCTCGAGGTCCACACTTGGTCCCATCTCATGGCCTGGTCTCATCTCGTCACTCTTGCCGCCTACATCGGCTCGTTTCCGTTCCTCTCCGATTACTTCGATCTTCACTACGTTGcctctttctccttctgctGGCAGTTGGCCTTCATCCTTACCCTTTCATTACTTCCCATCTGGGGTGCCAAGGCTCTTACCCGGAGGCTCCATCCTCCTACTTATGCCAAGGTCCAGCAGGCTTAG